TACCTTGGAAATATAGTTGATGTTTGGGAACGTTTTGACCAAGAAAACCTGCATATCGATTTAGGTTCTGATCAAACTTCACTGCACAATCCTTGGGCTGGAGGTTATTATCCAATCGGATATACTTTCGAAGAATCCAATGATTTAATGGCAAATAATCCTGATAAATTCAAGGAAGAAGTTCAAAAAACATTGCGTCGTCATGCGGCTGCGATAAATAAACATACTGAAAAAGGAACGTATTTCTTCGATTATGGAAATGCCTTTTTATTAGAAGCTTCTCGCGCTGGAGCAGATGTTTTTGCCGAAAATCACATCGATTTCAAATACAATAGTTATGTTCAAGATATTATGGGACCAATGTGTTTCGACTACGGATTTGGACCATTCCGTTGGGTTTGCGCCTCAGGAAATCCTGAAGATTTAGCAAAAACCGATACAATTGCCTGTGCTGTTCTAGAGGAAATGATGAAAAACTCTCCAGAAGAAATCCAACAACAAATGGCGGATAATATTCAGTGGATTAAAGGTGCGCAAGAAAATAAATTAGTGGTTGGATCACAAGCCAGAATTCTATATGCTGATGCCGAAGGACGAATTAAAATCGCCGAAGCCTTCAATCAAGCAATTGCTCGCAAAGAAATTGGCTACATAATTTTAGGTCGAGATCATCACGATGTTTCTGGAACCGATTCTCCATACCGAGAAACATCCAATATTTACGACGGGTCAAGATTCACTGCTGATATGGCTATCCAAAACGTCATTGGCGATAGCTTTCGCGGTGCTACTTGGGTTTCAATTCACAATGGCGGCGGTGTTGGTTGGGGCGAGGTAATTAATGGTGGTTTTGGTATGGTTCTTGATGGAACTAAAGAAGCTTCAAAACGCTTAGAATCAATGCTTTTTTGGGATGTAAACAACGGAATTTCAAGACGAAGCTGGGCAAGAAACGAAGGAGCTATTTTTGCTATAAAAAGAGCCATGGAAACGCAACCTTTATTGAAAGTTACCATCCCTAATGTAGTTGACGAAGATTTATTATAGTTTCAGGTTTCAAGTTAAACTTTTCAAACCTGAAACCTCAAACTTGAAACACTAAAATAAAATATTATGAAAACACTAAAATTTATTCCCGTACTCTTACTCTTTGTATTTGCTTCCTGCAGTTCGGTTAGAGTGTACTCTGATTTTGATAATAAAGCTGATTTTACCGCCTACAAGACGTATGCTTTTCACAAAAATGGAATCGATAAAGTTGAAATATCACAGCTGGATAAAAAACGAATCTTAAACGCTATTGACCGTGAATTAAGTGCAAAAGGAATGACTAAGAGTGAAAATCCAGATTTACTTATAAATATTTTCACTAAAGAAAGAGAACGAGTTGATGTCAATCAGTTTAACGCTGGATGGGGTTATGGCTGGGGATGGGGCTGGAATCCTTT
This portion of the Flavobacterium sp. CECT 9288 genome encodes:
- a CDS encoding urocanate hydratase; translation: MTFQEQIVQGIPSVLPNPKPYDIKRLADLTTQTEINHAPKRKEILSDDEKKLALKNALRYFEPQHHAELLPEFKAELETYGRIYMYRLRPDYKMYARPIYEYPGKCEQAKAIMLMIQNNLDYAVAQHPHELITYGGNGAVFSNWAQYLLTMKYLTEMTEEQTLAMYSGHPMGLFPSHKEAPRVVVTNGMVIPNYSKPDDWEKMNALGVSQYGQMTAGSYMYIGPQGIVHGTTITVLNGFRKIKKSPKGGLFVTSGLGGMSGAQPKAGNIAGCVTVCAEVNPKITHIRHSQGWINEIIENIDELVPRVKNALANNEVVSIAYLGNIVDVWERFDQENLHIDLGSDQTSLHNPWAGGYYPIGYTFEESNDLMANNPDKFKEEVQKTLRRHAAAINKHTEKGTYFFDYGNAFLLEASRAGADVFAENHIDFKYNSYVQDIMGPMCFDYGFGPFRWVCASGNPEDLAKTDTIACAVLEEMMKNSPEEIQQQMADNIQWIKGAQENKLVVGSQARILYADAEGRIKIAEAFNQAIARKEIGYIILGRDHHDVSGTDSPYRETSNIYDGSRFTADMAIQNVIGDSFRGATWVSIHNGGGVGWGEVINGGFGMVLDGTKEASKRLESMLFWDVNNGISRRSWARNEGAIFAIKRAMETQPLLKVTIPNVVDEDLL
- a CDS encoding DUF4136 domain-containing protein — encoded protein: MKTLKFIPVLLLFVFASCSSVRVYSDFDNKADFTAYKTYAFHKNGIDKVEISQLDKKRILNAIDRELSAKGMTKSENPDLLINIFTKERERVDVNQFNAGWGYGWGWGWNPFMWGGQNTIASTSTEGTLFIDLIDAKKKELIWQGEGVGNLTQNRRDKEERINEFVTKILEQFPPKEK